tattggtctttttctttgtttgtattgagtcgatttattaaatgattgtaataaaattgtcgtgtgagccgacaaccttcttcctccgcttcCGCCACACAGTGATTGtcatcaagtctgtgagtagaatattaattttaattgtaatttcgatattattatatgttcaagcatgcccatgcatcacttatatgcatatatttatgtagttaaactctaggcacgatttatgttgcattcataactgttgatgtgccatggatgttgttgtggtaatttggagcagcagcgtgcgttggcgtgcgtgtgatgtgatgtggactatggataggacggggtagtcacggcttgagtaattcgctgggacccgatccttcgaggggtagtcacggcttgagtaattcgctgggaccctcgatttggttattaagtggaagtccgagcttgagtaattccggcaccaaagttggatttaagagagtcagatagggatcagctcccatatgttatgatcgatactacagggtgtgtgagtgctccaaattacctttctgatgctatgatgtgaatttattgctgatgttgcacttcattccacaggttgcattagttttagatagttatagagattatggttaaaattgatattttactctctgagtcgaacgctcactcctgttcaatattttttctcaggctacaggaggattttattgtggttaacctgcttttctccttcgcaggttgtttatcaatagttttgtaattttatttactcctagaatttccgcatgtgttagaaatatttaaatgattcgggtctgtaatataaattgtcatgtggacctgtaaaattatatgcatgtttgatggattggatgagggagctgagcttccatttatttttatgccgatatgagtatgtggagggtgagctgagctccccaattgatgatatattttgtttacaggtcgggtgagtcaaaaactccccgttgaaaggtccactttatggccggattctgtccggttggtttcttgaaattgggcccaaatgggctttagagttgggttaatgaacagttaggcttactacgggtctcgggggctttatgccggcccaggtcctagtgccggtccggcccataggttgggtcgtgacacttcaATTAGGGTTATATAATAGTAAAATacctaaaatttaatttataaatctcATGATCTTCGATTTAAATAACATAAAACCCCTTTATGAATTTTAATAGCTGGTTTTTTTGGTTATTTATGGATGTAATATTtatcaaattgaaaaattattttttttatggatTGATAGTTTTAAGTAAACAGGTTATAGGTTACTAAAATGTCAATATTTgcaataacaaaattaaaatttttttctcaattagtgccaaattaataaatagaaaatataatttttaatataacaaATGCCTTGTTagtaaaaataatttagaaattgctACTGAATGTTACAGGGAGTTTTTctgttatttaaattaaatattaagaaaTTTTATGTTACAAATTAAAGTTCAGATATTTTACTGTTACATATATTTAAATTGAGATATCGTCTATGTAATTTACCCATAAAATCAATGAAAGGAAAATGATAGTGTAGAATAGTTTACAATAAAGTAATCTTTACAAAGTTCTTttattaatttctattttctAATATCTTGTATAAAATGAGCAATAAGACATCATATTAAAGATAAGTAACAAAATCAGTAATAAGAGATATTTTCTAGAGTTTATTGTGGTTAGAGATAATTTAGAATTATAAATTGTTTGCAATGTTTATTGATTAGTATACACGATATTTTTAAGTatctcaattttatttttatttttttctatattttgaaCCTTTTTTTGGAAAGAATAGGGTAAAATGAAGTTTTAacgaaataaaattttttaaaagtaaaGTTTTTCATAATCTTCAAATATTCATATTTATTTAgtgtttgagaaaaaaaaaaagactttttaaagtatttaaaaatttttaagagaaaattttattaattcactaatttaataaattaaaaaatagaggTCTTTAAAAGTTTTATAAAACAtccaaaaattatattttaaaaaacctTCTACTTTCCTAAATAAAAGATCAAGATTTTTAAATCCCGAAAAAcctttgattactttaaaaaaaCCTCTTCCCAAGTAAGGAGAAAAGAGTAATCTtaacttttataaatttttataatttttattagtgCAATTAAAATACAGATATGGAGACCTATTGTGTCTGCAACttcttgtgaaaatttgaagtttttttcttcttaattttctttgctaatgattttttatgtatttttctattaatatttaatttaatattaaataatatacatTAGATTGATAAATGCAATTAAGATTGTGTcaagtagatttttttttttatgcgtcTTCAACtgatttgttttatttattatctctttttctttttttttttaaattgagttTATCTTAATTAAATCAagttttgtaaattttatatatttgtttCCCATTCTTCACAATACCTTTTCCTTTACTTTGAAATTGAAACATTCACAGAATATTTACttcttaattttacttttttaatatatattttaggatttgtttttttaatttatttatttatctattctcATTAATACACCTGCTTCGAAACAAATGAAAATTGACCCTTTCTCTTCATACATGCTACATTATAATTCATTTTGAAACACATTCATTATATTTATGTTTGAATAATTTagcatatttatttcttttataatttattttttactgTTGTcaaattcaaatatatatatatatatatatatatatatatatatatatatatatatatatatatatatatatatatatataacatacgAAATGGTAATGTATATAATGAATTTTGTCAAAAATTAATAACGTTATTAGATTCTTAAAAtagtaattaattatatataaacaaTAACGTAAAAAACTTAAAGTAAATTAGTTCGTACCTTCACAGGTGTCATTACTTGAACTGAAAAGAATATCCTGTCCAGTCAGCGCACCAAATACCTCTTTAATCCCATCCacgggctctgataccacttgaacTGAAAAAAATATCATATCCAGTCAGCATACCAAATATCTCTTTAGTCCCGTCAACGGGCCCAAACCataaattttatcttaattaattgcatttatttaatttattatttaatattaaaatatatatcattaAGAAATACATCAAAATTAACATTGCTAATAAATGCACATGAAGGGATGAATCTTTTTGATTTTGTCTTAATTAGCTGcactaatattattaaaaaaaatatataaaaattaaattaaatatataaaataatcacTATTCCTTGCAAATAAATATGTTTTGGACATCATTTCTTTCTTCTCCACATATTCCTTTAAGATTCAAGAAACATGATAAATGAGAATTATAAAATCTAACTTAAAACTAATATCCTGATGTTATGAGGGATACCTTTAATTAGATAAAAGACATCTGTAAATTCTATATTATCTATTTTAAGTTCTCAGCTATAAGTTCAATATCAAGCATGTGTAGATTGCTTGCTTATTAGGACCTAGTATTACCCCTTTGCAACTATTGAAATAATTGCATAGTGTATTTATCTtgtaatagaaaattaaatataagaatcACATGCTTATatcattaatattaaaataaatattactaagaaaTAAATGGGAAGGAGATCAACCTCTCTTCGATTTTATCTTGATTAATTGCATTTATCTAAcctattatttaatataaaaataattattactaTAAAATACGTGAAAGAAGGTCAACTTTTTCTTCCCATTAATattaatattgctaaaaaatacatcaaagttaaattaaatattaatggaTCTGCccacaaattaaattaatatacataaatttaactctattgaaatttaaaaaaaaaatttttaaaaatatatttcctAGTTCAACGTatggagaatttttttttttaacaccaaaGCAACTTATATTGTTAAAAAATacgctaaaattaaattaaatattaatgaatccacacataaattaaattaactctTATCTGTGTAGAGAAAACCAATAGtttaaactttgataatttttttttcatattaaaaaaactCACCCACACGTACATCTATGGAGTCTTAATTAAATGACTATTAAAGAATAACCAATGGATAATATAATTTTTCCTTGGAGAGAACACCGACAtgcatttatttataaatattatttaaggTCTAAAAAACAAAACGAAATAGAAATTAGCTCCTTAATTATTGAGACAAGTCATATATGGTGTGAAACAAAAAACCCTATATATGAATATCTGCTGTGAATTTTGACATTATTGTACTTGAGCCCCTTTGATTAGAAATTCAACACTCAAATATCATACATTCAACGTCCATGATAATTTTATCTAATATAATTGATATCGTCAACATTTTACAATGGGGTTCATTTATATAGTTTTTGACCTTCAGTCTTTTTGTTTACATTTCTTATAATAGAATTTGGTAATTCAGACTGAATAATCTTTCTCATATTCATATATGTTAATTACTGTCATTATCTTCTTTCTACAATATATAGTCTACACTAGTTAATAAAATATTTGTCTCAATAAACCCAGCAATATTCTAACGTACCCATCACTAATTTGAATATTATGCCTTtttctaatattattaattagAAACTTCACCATAATATGTCCCCAAGTCATAACTCTTGACTcagtctttttttttattttaaataaatcattTTATTAAAAACATCTTGAAAATTTAATAAACTCGTTTCAAATTAAACCAAGACTAGTAAATCACCTAATGCATTTAAACTTAAAACTTAAGGAGTATTTGGTACGAGATCAACAAGAATAATTATTACTCTTTAATTTTTAACTCTTACTAATGTTATTtagatacttaaaaaaaaaaggttaactTTTCACTTTATTAATGTTTATGCCTTTTTAAGATATTGAATATTAGCCTTGGGTGGCCTAAGTTAATAATTATTCTCCTTAAAAAAAGCTTACAAAGGTAAcatttaatttctattttttaaCTTTCTACTAAATACACCCTTAAAATTATAGAGAaaagaatatattttttttttaatataaaaaaacttGGAGCTCAAAATAAATGGTAGGAcgttaacatataaaataattgttctaTAGCTAAATTATTAATGTTAGATGTTAATATAAGTTAATTAAGATGCCTGTGATGGGCATTTGGGAAGACAAAagattagtatttttttttttttaattttattgtcatttgttctcttccatttttctttcCCTAATGAGCAAATCAAACTTGACTCATGCATGCTTCCTCCCTGCAGGCAAAAACATCCTAATGTAGagagaaataatttaatttagttaaGTACCTAATCATGTAGAGATGCAGATTCAAGatttaaattaaacaaatttaataattttttatgtattaaAAGGAACACAGATTAATGATATataaatgatttattattatGATGCTGAAATTAATCTCATCAAAATAAAACAATACTCGTCACAGAACATGACTTATTCAATCCAAGTTAGCCAGAGACATGGATGAAGATTGAATGGCAATTATCTCCAATTGTATAAGtatgtaattttttttactttacaTGGAACATTAAAATCAAACAATATCGTTAAGTGATTCCTTAATTTGAATTAAAAGGGCCTTTTGAGGTCCTTGAAATCTGAAGAATCGATACACTCCAATCTCTGCCTATGAGAGTTGAACAACTTTAACAACTCAGTTGCCATCTCCTTTGTTCTTTCGCCACAACCAATCTGCAAGAGCAGCAAGAGCTTCTGAAAAGCGCCCACTTGAAGAGCCTCAAGAAGAACACCTCCTTCTTGCCTCTTTTCAGCCTTGCAAATCTTCCATAAAACGGAGACTGAGAACTCCGTTGCCGTGTCTGAAACTCTATGTATTTTCTTGACTAGAACTGGGACAGTTAAAGAATGATCATTCGCCTCTTCTCTCCCTTGATCACAGCTACAGATTCCGTCGAGAACGCCCAACGATTTCTCACATATGCTTCTTTCGCTATCTACGAGCATCTCTATCAGTAATGAGACCAAACCCATATCTACAAATTTGGCAATGGCCTTCACATTTGTAGGTGTTGTTGTGACCATGTGATAAATGGTCACTAGAGAAGCTTTTGTTGCTGTCGGGCAAATGGGTTCCTTAATCAGCTCAAATAATCCTTCTGTGGCTCCATCAATTGCTGATAAAACCTCCAGTTTATTTTGATCCGATGAAACAAGCTCTTTAAGCACCAAAACTGCGTTTCTTCTCCCAGATAAATTTCCATCCTTCAAGAACCAGACTAAACAATCCATGGAAGCAGCAGAGCCAAGGTAGCTCTTGGCCTCTCCATCAAGAGGGAACATTAGTGTCAAACTCGACAATATTTCCTCCAAAACCTCAGCATTTTCGCTGAAAGATTCTCTGGAGAACTCTTCAAAAGCAACTGATAACACACTTGCCGTCCCATTACCCATAAAACATCTCTTGTTTCTTTCACTTTCGTTCATTATAGTCTTGATCTTGGCCACCAAATTCCGGCACCCAATTTGATCCCGTCCTTTACAAGCCATTGTAATCTTGGTCTGAATCTCCAAAACCTCGACAGAACTTACAGGAATTCTAGGCGTAGGAATCCTTTCAATCCCATAAGACCTATTCTCCACGCACCAATTTTGTATCATTTGACGTATTGTATGATTCGGTATAGGCTCTAGACTCCTCAACACCTGGTTGGTAATGGGACAAGTAAAATTCCCAGACTCTATCCACTTCTCAATACTCTCACGATCGTAAGTAATCCCAGTCGACAAGGTCACCGGATCCTTCATTAAGTCCAAAGATATCGGGCAacgaaaatattttggtatggcAAGCTCCATATTGTCCCCGCAGTTTTCACCCTCCCGCTGCTGCTTCTCTGCACGGCGGGCCGCCCTCCGCCTCCTCCAGGTAGAGATCATGATGAAATGCAATAGTACTCAAGAAATAAAAGAAAGGGTCCGTCTCTTTTGTGTTGTTTGGTAATATTTTCTtgtcaggaagaaatatatgtaGAGAGAGGCTGAGTTTGCGCGCTGTGTCAAATGGACGCGGTTGTTCAATATTTGACCTTTGAAGAAGATGAGTTGGTTTTACAAATTGAAATTGGTATTGATCAAAACAGAATCAAAATTTGActcttgaaaatatttttaaaataaaaacttAATAATCCTTTAAGTATTATTATTATCGTTTCGCCTTTTTTTCCCCGCTTTCATACCTTACGCGTTCCAGATGCGCGAATACATGCGTTTTGGTGAACGCGGGATTTACTGGTTTATTTATTAATTCATTGCATGTCTGGATAAGAAAAGAAATTCACTATGAACTCTCTTTGTATTGCCCACACGTAAATTCTTGCATTTCATACATCCAAATACATTTTGATTTCATTTAATGCCATTATTTTTcctctttattttttattctatACAATAAAATTAATCATATCACATGTGAATTGCCCATTTTTAGTTGATGTTCATACATTTATAGGAGAATTTAAACACTTAGGACATCGAATGGAGCATTTTATATTTCATCATCAAATAATTATTACATATTTCAAGTGTTTTGTATATATTGGTAAATTATAAACCCACActgtatattataaaaaaaaaatgcagtTGTTCTTTAAATTTAAGAGTATATATTCACTATTTTGTGAGTGAATACGTGtatacataaaaaatatttaataatttatcatatataTAATAAACTTAATAAAGAGAGTTTACTTCAATTGCTCATGCAATAGTTaaattagctttttttttttaattttaattttaattaatttctattattggtgtaaaattttattataattattga
The Hevea brasiliensis isolate MT/VB/25A 57/8 chromosome 15, ASM3005281v1, whole genome shotgun sequence genome window above contains:
- the LOC110633165 gene encoding U-box domain-containing protein 21; amino-acid sequence: MISTWRRRRAARRAEKQQREGENCGDNMELAIPKYFRCPISLDLMKDPVTLSTGITYDRESIEKWIESGNFTCPITNQVLRSLEPIPNHTIRQMIQNWCVENRSYGIERIPTPRIPVSSVEVLEIQTKITMACKGRDQIGCRNLVAKIKTIMNESERNKRCFMGNGTASVLSVAFEEFSRESFSENAEVLEEILSSLTLMFPLDGEAKSYLGSAASMDCLVWFLKDGNLSGRRNAVLVLKELVSSDQNKLEVLSAIDGATEGLFELIKEPICPTATKASLVTIYHMVTTTPTNVKAIAKFVDMGLVSLLIEMLVDSERSICEKSLGVLDGICSCDQGREEANDHSLTVPVLVKKIHRVSDTATEFSVSVLWKICKAEKRQEGGVLLEALQVGAFQKLLLLLQIGCGERTKEMATELLKLFNSHRQRLECIDSSDFKDLKRPF